A part of Kryptolebias marmoratus isolate JLee-2015 linkage group LG8, ASM164957v2, whole genome shotgun sequence genomic DNA contains:
- the cd63 gene encoding CD63 antigen, translated as MAVEGGMKCVKYLLFFFNFIFWLCGFALIIVGVMVQVSLHKTFMIHDATASAAPIVIITVGVLIFFIAFFGCCGAWKENHCMITTFAVLLSLIIVAEIAAAILGYVFRNKLSKIVQDSLTDMINHYQNNSKEFHDAVDQIQEKWKCCGVNSSSDWRNFSPDGNTVPDSCCKIVTTNCGKNAMTDASKVYQKGCHDVVETFVRNNIQWVIVAAIVIAILQVMGVVFACLLMRSIRSEYEVM; from the exons ATGGCTGTGGAAGGTGGAATGAAATGTGTCAAgtatctgcttttctttttcaactttaTCTTCTGG CTATGTGGCTTTGCGTTGATTATCGTGGGAGTCATGGTTCAGGTGTCTCTGCACAAAACCTTCATGATTCATGACGCGACCGCCTCGGCAGCTCCCATTGTCATCATCACAGTTGGTGTCTTGATTTTCTTCATCGCATTCTTCGGCTGCTGCGGAGCCTGGAAAGAGAACCACTGCATGATCACCACG ttTGCCGTCCTTCTCTCGTTGATCATCGTTGCCGAGATTGCAGCAGCAATCCTCGGCTACGTCTTCAGAAACAAA CTCTCAAAAATCGTCCAGGATAGCCTCACCGACATGATCAACCACTACCAGAACAACTCCAAAGAGTTCCACGATGCTGTGGATCAAATTCAGGAGAAG TGGAAGTGCTGTGGCGTGAACAGCTCCTCTGATTGGAGAAACTTCAGCCCCGATGGTAATACGGTGCCAGACTCGTGCTGCAAGATTGTCACTACAAACTGTGGGAAAAATGCCATGACAGACGCCAGCAAAGTGTACCAGAAG gGTTGTCATGATGTTGTGGAGACTTTTGTGAGGAATAACATCCAGTGGGTGATAGTTGCAGCAATTGTCATTGCTATCCTGCAG gTTATGGGCGTCGTGTTTGCCTGCTTGTTGATGAGAAGCATCCGCAGCGAATATGAAGTCATGTAA
- the nemp1 gene encoding nuclear envelope integral membrane protein 1, which produces MAGCMKMLNGCLSAVTKLLLFTAFLVCLPQSSHQSIGNTPPITDLEDGKEYIMSGSNRFCYKNSVVPTWRQTWTRIQVKVWSSKVFKVETVEGEEELQELERFTFWNWFQSLLRERHNETTININLFSKKICFKIDPTGNTQYTVKSTRKFDIYLFLVFLSGALLFIFADSLSRSQAFFYSAGMSTGMIASLIILVFILARFLPKKSSFYMVIVGGWSFCLYTIQLVFRNLKVILQDHWHMALGYVTVVGFISFAVCYRYGPLVNEKSINILSWTLQLFGLLLIYLGMQIQQVAFAVIVAALFSKNLEYPVSLAAGAWRKVMRYVYWKPLPRRLLTEEEYQKEGEEETLQALEELRKYCNSPEFSPWRAVSRLQSPKRFADFIEGSPHLMPNEVSVHAQEYGLAGTLFEDDFFDTDDEEEDVRPLMKPE; this is translated from the exons ATGGCGGGATGCATGAAAATGTTAAACGGTTGCTTGTCGGCAGTAACTAAATTATTACTTTTCACGGCGTTTCTTGTGTGTTTGCCTCAGTCCTCACACCAGAGTATTG GTAACACCCCCCCAATAACTGATCTGGAGGATGGAAAGGAGTACATCATGTCAGGATCTAACCGGTTCTGCTACAAGAATTCAGTAGTGCCAACCTGGAGGCAAACCTGGACAAGAATTCAG GTGAAAGTGTGGAGTTCAAAAGTATTTAAGGTAGAAACTGTAGAAGgtgaggaggagctgcaggagctggagcGCTTCACTTTCTGGAACTGGTTTCAGAGTTTATTACGCGAACGACACAATGAAACGACCATTAACATCAACCTGTTCAGCAAAAAGATCTGCTTCAAGATCGATCCCACTGGAAACACGCAGTACACCGTCAAATCAACTCGCA AGTTTGATATCTACCTGTTTCTGGTGTTCCTCTCTGGGGCACTGTTGTTCATCTTTGCAGACTCTCTTAGCAG GAGTCAAGCTTTCTTCTACTCTGCTGGTATGAGTACAGGCATGATCGCCTCTCTCATCATTCTCGTCTTCATTCTGGCACGCTTTTTACCAAAG aaaagctCCTTTTATATGGTTATAGTTGGCGGTTGGTCATTCTGTCTGTACACCATCCAGCTCGTCTTCAGGAACCTTAAAGTAATTCTGCAAGATCACTGGCACATGGCATTAG GTTATGTAACTGTGGTGGGGTTCATCAGTTTCGCCGTCTGTTATCGTTACGGCCCTCTGGTGAACGAGAAGAGCATCAACATCCTGTCGTGGACGCTGCAGCTGTTTGGACTTCTTCTGATTTACTTGGGAATGCAGATTCAGCAAGTCGCCTTTGCTGTCATTGTGGCAGCTTTGTTCTCCAAAAACCTGGAGTACCCGGTCTCTCTGGCGGCCGGAGCGTGGAG GAAAGTGATGCGGTACGTTTACTGGAAGCCATTACCACGTCGCCtgctgactgaggaggagtatcagaaggagggagaggaagaaacCCTCCAGGctctggaggagctgaggaaaTACTGCAACAGTCCGGAGTTCAGCCCCTGGAGGGCAGTGTCCCGGCTCCAGTCCCCAAAAAG GTTTGCAGATTTTATCGAAGGATCGCCTCACCTGATGCCAAACGAGGTGTCCGTCCACGCACAGGAATACGGCCTTGCAGGAACTTTGTTCGAGGATGATTTTTTCGACACtgatgacgaggaggaggatgttAGGCCTTTGATGAAACCGGAGTGA